In a single window of the Aquarana catesbeiana isolate 2022-GZ linkage group LG13, ASM4218655v1, whole genome shotgun sequence genome:
- the INSM2 gene encoding insulinoma-associated protein 2, with translation MKTQLSPSHLPAVSDACAPSCCIMPRGFLVKRNRKACGSYRIPCEDNGSAQDFPIMNVLAPYSPMVPTCSEGIDREKQPPAEDAPQQVPSVAPPLKAGGGLEKARISLPYSPVQPVGLEMKKTFFKRYLSSPATAESFPVSAAFSSMEKLISQHHNPFITPQETKLHAKEAARSIKVPSKKHKASRKLHFPDEVTTSPVLGLKIKAEEPSVTSRSPLGKRPPLGEFICQLCKEQYPDPFALAQHKCSRIVRVEYRCPECDKVFSCPANLASHRRWHKPRTMGSEVGKKVQMPLEGKENSNGRGAAISLIEQSGRGQHHQSVDNSRVQHHQNVDNSRVQNHQSTDNSRVQHHQNVDNSRVQHHQNVDSSRVQNHQIVDSSRVQNHQIVDSSRVQHHQSVDSSRVQHHLSVDSSPLTAPLLRTPSREDSHPPGSQPTPEESNEEEAFHCPYCHKRFRRHAYLRKHLITHQPYNPIDRGQLTYPCALCGVHFPSMDIRDKHRLWHAVREELLLPLEEALVAEGGQQIFPCELCPTAFFSSPGLTLHINKCHSAESRQDLSAPIPLGPGC, from the coding sequence ATGAAGACACAACTGTCCCCCTCCCATCTGCCGGCCGTGTCTGATGCCTGTGCCCCAAGCTGCTGCATAATGCCGAGGGGATTCCTAGTGAAGAGGAATAGGAAAGCATGCGGCTCATACAGGATCCCTTGTGAGGACAATGGCTCAGCCCAGGATTTTCCCATCATGAACGTGTTGGCACCTTACAGCCCCATGGTGCCCACATGTTCAGAGGGGATTGATCGTGAGAAGCAACCACCTGCTGAAGATGCACCCCAGCAAGTGCCCAGTGTAGCCCCCCCTTTGAAAGCTGGAGGAGGCTTAGAGAAAGCCCGGATCAGCCTTCCATACAGCCCTGTACAACCTGTGGGGCTGGAGATGAAGAAGACTTTTTTTAAGAGATATCTCAGCTCTCCGGCGACAGCAGAATCCTTCCCTGTGAGCGCTGCCTTCTCCTCCATGGAGAAACTCATCTCCCAACATCACAATCCCTTCATCACCCCCCAGGAGACCAAGCTGCATGCCAAAGAAGCGGCCAGGTCCATCAAGGTCCCATCCAAGAAGCACAAAGCCAGCAGGAAGCTCCACTTCCCCGATGAGGTCACCACCTCCCCGGTGCTGGGCTTGAAGATCAAGGCAGAGGAGCCCTCTGTCACTTCCCGCAGCCCCCTGGGCAAGCGCCCCCCACTGGGGGAGTTCATCTGTCAGCTGTGTAAGGAGCAGTACCCGGACCCCTTTGCTCTGGCTCAGCATAAGTGCTCCAGGATAGTCCGGGTGGAGTATAGGTGCCCGGAATGTGATAAGGTATTCAGCTGCCCGGCCAACCTGGCGTCCCATAGAAGGTGGCACAAGCCACGGACCATGGGGAGCGAGGTGGGGAAGAAAGTTCAGATGCCGCTGGAGGGGAAAGAGAACAGCAACGGGAGAGGAGCTGCGATCAGCCTGATAGAGCAGAGCGGTCGGGGTCAGCACCACCAGAGTGTGGACAACTCCCGGGTTCAGCACCACCAGAATGTGGACAACTCCAGGGTTCAAAACCACCAGAGTACGGACAACTCCAGGGTTCAGCACCACCAGAATGTGGACAACTCCAGGGTTCAGCACCACCAGAATGTGGACAGCTCCAGGGTTCAGAACCACCAGATTGTGGACAGCTCCCGGGTTCAGAACCACCAGATTGTGGACAGCTCCAGGGTTCAGCACCACCAGAGTGTGGACAGCTCCCGGGTTCAGCACCACCTGAGTGTGGACAGCTCCCCCCTGACCGCTCCGCTCCTGCGCACCCCAAGCCGGGAGGACAGCCACCCTCCGGGCTCACAGCCCACACCTGAGGAAAGTAACGAGGAGGAGGCTTTTCACTGCCCGTACTGTCACAAGAGATTCCGGAGACATGCCTACCTCCGCAAACACCTCATCACCCACCAGCCCTACAACCCTATAGACAGGGGACAGCTCACCTACCCCTGTGCCCTTTGTGGGGTTCACTTCCCTTCCATGGACATCAGAGACAAGCACAGGCTATGGCATGCGGTGAGAGAAGAGCTGCTGCTTCCTCTAGAAGAAGCTCTGGTGGCTGAAGGTGGTCAGCAGATCTTCCCCTGTGAACTTTGCCCCACTGCCTTCTTCAGCTCCCCTGGACTGACTCTACACATAAACAAGTGTCATTCTGCAGAGAGCAGGCAGGACCTGTCAGCACCAATCCCACTGGGACCTGGCTGCTGA